CATGATGCCGAACTGCAGCCCGTTCAGGATCTGCTCCAGAACTAGAATATAGGTCATTTGAATTTCCGAAGGGGAAGCCTTGCCGCAGCGGAGACGCAGTGGCGCCTCCGCTTGACGATTTGTCTTACATCTTGCACTCGCCGGCGTAAGCGTCGGCGTGGTCGGTCAGGCCGGTGGCAATGATCTTATTGGTGAAGACATCGCCTTCCTTGATCACTTCACGGACATAAATGTCCTGCACCGGATGGTGGTTGTCTCCGAACCTGAAATCACCGCGGACCGAGTCGAACTCCGCCGCTTTCAGCGCTGCGCGGAACGCGTCCTGATCGGCCGGCTCTGCCTTGTCCAGCGCGCTCAGGATCAGGTTGGCAGTGTCAAAGCCCTGGCTGGCATAGAGCGATGGCAGACGGCCGTATTTCTCCTGAAAGGCGGCGACAAAGGCAGCATTGGCCGGATTGTCGATGTCCTTGTTCCACTGCGAGGTGTTCTTGACCCCCAGCGCGGCATCACCCACCGCCTGCAGGATGCCCTGATCAAACGAGAAAGCGGGGCCGACAACCGGCAGATCGACGCCGCTGCCCGCGTATTGTTTCAGGAAGGAAATCCCCATGCCGCCCGGCAGGAAGAAATAGACGGAGTCGGCACCCGAGGCCCGGATTTGCGCGATTTCCGCCGCATAATCGGTCTGCCCCAGCTTGGTGTAGATCTCGCCCGAAAGTTCGCCCTCATACATGCGTTTGTAGCCGGTCAGCGCGTCCTTGCCCGCCGGGTAGTTCGGCGCCAGGATAAAACTGTTCTTCAGCCCCGCATCATTGGCATAGGCGCCCGCGGCCTCATGCAGGTTGTCGTTCTGCCAGGCCACGTTGAAGTAATTCGGATGGCAGCGCTTGCCCGCCAGCGCCGACGGTCCGGCGTTGGGCGACAGGTAGAACACGCCCTGCGCAGTGACTGCGGGCACCACCGCCATCGCCAGGTTGGACCAGATGATGCCGGTCAGGATATCCACCTTCTCGGACTGGATCATCCGGTCAGCGATCTGCACCGCTGCATCGGGTTTGCGCTGATCGTCCTCGATCACCACTTCAACCCCGTCGCGGCCGTCCTGTTCGATCGCCAGCATAAAACCGTCGCGCACGTCCACGCCCAGGCCTGCGCCGCCGCCGGACAGGGTGGTGATCATGCCAATCTTGGTGTCGGCCTGGGCCGCAGCCGCCAGCGCCGGGACCGCCGCTGCCATGGCGAGCATCCGAATGGTCTTCATTACGTCTTTCCTCCCAGAATATGCCCCGGTCCGAAGCCAGGGTTATGGATCAAATGCTTGCGACTTTAACGCCGTCCCGGCAGAAGCCAAGACCCGCTGCAGCCCGCATCTCCCCGGCTGATCTTTCGCCAGCCTTTGAAACGAGCCTACGCAGGCTTGAACATTTATTTCAAGCATAAAATATATAGGGCAGCATTGATGGTCTGCCGGTCCGGAACCGTTTCGGGAATCGCACCCGCGGCAGCGAGGGGCCGGGCCCTCGCGCTCCCCGGAGTGTTTTCACCCAGAACAAAGCAAAAAGCCCGGTGCCTTTAAAATGGAGCCGGTTTTTCATTGACGGCCCTTACAGCAGATCGAACAACCGGCCTGGCACATTTTCGTGGCGGGGAAGCCCGAGCGCCCGCATGGCGGCAAACATCATGGCCTGGTTTGAGGTGACAACCGGCTTGCCAAGCGCAGCTTCAATCCGGCCGGCAGCCTCGAGCGACCGCATGTCGGTGCAGCTGAGGACGATGGCCTGAGCCTCCGGGTGATCAGCCTGGCAGGCCAAGTCAAAGACCTCATCCGGGGTGAGTTCCCCCTGGCCGTAATTGCCCAGTTCGCGGCCCGCATCGGCGCATTTCACCGTGGCGATCCGGTTGTGCATCAGGAATGCCACCGCCTGCGCCTTGATTTCGCCCAGGTAGGGGGAGGAGAAGCCCACCTTAGTTGCGCCCAGTGCATTGACGGCACCGACCAGCGCTCCTGCGGCGGTAAAGGACAGCGCACCGGAGCCCGCTTTGATATCCTGCGCCAGCTTCTCATCAAAACCAGGCCCATGGGTCAGTGTCGCCGAAGTGCAGCCATAGAGCACCACGTCCGGCCGCACCCCGGAGATCATCCGGAGGTCAAGGCGGATGTCCGAAGCACCCAGACCTGCCATCTGGCTGGAACCGGGAATTTCATCCGCGTCATAGCCGCCCATGCGCTGAAAATGCACGGTGGTGTCCGGGCAGCGCATCAGCATCATATCCGGCTCAAGATTGGTGTTGCTGAAGGGCACCAGCACGCCGATTTTTGCGCGGGTGCGGGTCTCATAGGTCATGGCGTTATTCCTTTCAGCACCGCCAGCGCACGCTCCATCACCTTTTGGCTGCAGATGGTGGCACGCAGGCAATCGCTGAGCCCATAGCCGCCCATGCCGCGCATCAGCAGTTTTTCCGCCCGCAGCGCCGCGTCCGCCGTCCGTGCCTCCCCCGGCGAGGCAAAGCGGATCAGTACGAAGTTGGTATGGCTCTGCGGCACCGCGAGCCCCAGCGCACGGCAGGCCGCGGCAAACCGGTTGCGGATCGCGGCGGTTCTGGCCACCGCATCGCGCATATGCGTCTGGTCCCGCATGGCCGCGGCCGCCATTGCCTGTGACGGGATGGAGATATTGTTCGGGTTCAGAAGCTTGCGAACCTCGCCCGCGATTCCAGGTGGAAAATACCCCCAGCCTGCCCGGGCACCTGCCAGGCCGTAAGCCTTGGAAAGCGTTCGTGTCACCACCGTATCGCCGCCCTCCACCAGGGCAAAGACCTCGCCGGGATCATTCTCCGCATCGGCAAATTCGGCATAGGCCTGATCGACAACCAGCAGCACATCCGCAGGCAAGCCCGCGCGCAGGCCCAGGAGTTCGCTGTTGGGGATCAGCGTACCGGTGGGATTTCCCGGGTTGCAGACAAAGACGATGCGGGTTTCGGGCGTCCTGGCTGCGAGGATGTTATCGACTGAAACGGTCAGCGCCCGCTCCCGCGCCTTGAGGTAATCCGCCTGCACCTGGGCCGTGGCCGACGCCGCAAAGGCATAGCCATAGTCGATGCCCAGCACCCTATCACCCGGCCCGGCAAAAGCGCGGATCAAGCAGCCAATCAGCTCCATAGATCCGGCCCCGCAGAGCACCTTGGCCGGGTCCAGCCCGCCGCGGAATTTTCCTGCGCCGCCGGAGTCGGGGCGCAGTTCGCGCCGCCACATGATCACGGGGGCAACCGCCTCGGTGATCTCCAACTGGCTGCCATAGACGCCCGACGGATAGGCGGTGGCCGACAGCCCGTCCGCATGGGGCCGCGCACCGGTGCCGCCGTTGTGGACCGGTTCGATGGCAAAGGTGCGGCCGCCATCGCAGGCCACCTCCGGCGCGTGGCGCATCGGCAGGTCGAACATGCAGCTGGCCCCCTCGGCCGGCACCTGATCCGGCAGCGCCTGATGCAGGCAGCCGAGCACCAGGTCCGGCGTCACCTGGCCCAGCGTGTGGCGCATCGCCACCGGCACCGGGCGCTGCGCGTTCAGGATGCAGCCCTTGGGGCCATCGACGGTAAAGGGCTCCAAGGAGCCTGTGTTGTTAGGGATATCCGGACCCACGATGCAGCGCAGGGCAAAAACGGTATAGGCAGTGGCATAGTTCAGCGGCACGTTGATGCCTTTCCGCGAACAACCCGAGGTGCCGGTGAAATCGACATGCATGCCGGTTTTGGTGACGGTCAGCGCCGCGTGCAGCTCCAGCGCGTTCTCGTAGCCGTCCATTTTCAGCACATTCCTGTAAACACCTTCGGGCACCTCGGCGATTGCCTCCAGCGTGCCGCGGCGGGAAGTGCCGATGATGTAAGCGCCAAGCGCATCCAGATCGCCGATACGGAACTCCTCCATCATGGCGGCCAGCCGCGTCACCCCCGCCTCGCAGCAGGCAATCAGCGCATAGATGTCGCCCTCATTGGCAATCGGCTCGCGGGAATTGGCGCGGATGATATCCATCAAGGGCGCGTTCGGCGTGCCTGCCTCCACCAGTTTGCAGGGCGGGATCAGAAGCCCCTCATCATAAATGTCGGACCCTTCAGGCCCCATGCCAAGGCCGCCCAGATCCACCAGATGCGAGGTGCAGGCGGTGAAACCTACCACCTTGCCGCCTTTAAAGGCGGGCATCATCAGCAGGAAATCGTTCAGATGCCCCGAGGCGAGCCAGGGATCGTTGGTCATGAAGATGTCGCCGGGTTTCATGGTCTCCACCGGAAACCGCTCGCGCAGGTGCAGCACCGCTTCGGCCATGGTATTGATATGGCCCGGCGTGCCGGTGACCGCCTGGGCCAGCATCCGTCCCTCGGCGTCGAAGATCCCGGCCGAGATGTCACCGCATTCTCGCACAATGGGCGAGAAGGCGGCACGGATCAGGGTCTGCCCCTGTTCTTCTACTACGGCCAGCAGGCGGTTCCACATGACTTGCAGGCGGGCGGGTGAAAGGTCGGACGAATGGCTGTCCATCATACGTCTCCTTTCTGGTTCCGGATCAGGACAAGGTTGCCTATTGCATCCCCGTGCGCGGAGAAATCCGCCGAGACCAGCGTCGTGGTTTGCGGTTCGGTGATCAGCGCCGGCCCGCAAACACGGTCGCCGGGGCTGAGGCCCTCCCTAGGCACCATTGCCGCCCGTTTTGTGCTGCCGTCCGCATCGCAAGTGATCACACGAAAGGCGGCCGGGGCGATGGTCCGCAGCTTTGGCGTCTGCTGCACCGGCGGAGCCTCTGCCTCCGGGGTCGCCACCCGAACCGCCCAGTTCAGGATCTCGATCTTCATCCCCGGCACGGGGCGGGAGAACTGTTTGGCATATTCGGTCTCGAACCCCGTGGTCAGGGGGCCGAGGTCAGCAGCGGTCAGATCGCGGTCCGGCAGCGGGATCTCGATCTCGTGCCCCTGCCCGTTATAGCGCATGAAGGCGCTGCGCTGGACTTGCGTTTCGGCCTCGCCCGCACCCTGTGCCACCACCGATTTCGCCTCGTCGATCATCTGGGCCAACAAGGTGTTGATGCTGCCTATGTCCATCGTCTCCAGCAGCGAATAGCGTGAACGCACGATTTCAAAACTGACCGGCGCAAACAGGAAACCAACAGCCGAGCCCACGCCCTGGTTGGGCGGGATCACGATGCGCGAAACCCCTGCGGAGCGCGCCACCCGCGTCGCATGCAGCGGGCCGTTGCCGCCAAAGGCAATCATCGTGCGCGGACCCAGATCCTTGCCTGATTCCACCGCGTGCATACGGCCCGCGCTTGCCATGCTTTCATCCACGATGCGGCTGACGCCATCGGCCGCGCCCACCCCATCCAGATCCAGCTTGGCGCCAATCACCCGGGCCAGCGCCAGTTCCGACGCCTCCGGATCGATCTGGATGTGCCCCTCGGCAAAGGTATCGGGCAGAATATAGCCCAGGGTGATGTCACTGTCGGTCACCGTCGGCTCGGTGCCGCCGCGCCCGAACGCCACCGGGCCCGGCTCCGATCCTGCCGACTTCGGCCCCACGGTCAGGCGGCCCAGCCGGTCCACCCCGGCGATGGAGCCGCCGCCGGCACCGATCTCGATCATCTCGATGACGGGTATGCGGACCGGCATGCCGGACCCTTTGACGAACCGCGCCGCGCGGGCGATTTCAAACTGCCGCGAGGTCTGCGGGCGGGCACCGTCAATCAGGCACAGCTTTGCCGTGGTGCCGCCGACGTCAAAGGACAAGACCTGGTCCAGCCCCGCCTGCGCCGCGATGCGGGCGGCCAGGATGGCACCGCCGGCCGGTCCGCTTTCCACCAGCCGGATCGTCAGCGAGCGTTCGCGCGGCACCAGCAGGTCGGGCTTTTCAAGGTTGATGTCATATTGCGAATAACGCCGCTCATAGGCGATCTCGAGGATATCTCGGAAGCCCTCGGTCGTCACCGTCGCCACCGTTGCCCCGCGCCGCTCGATCAGCGCATTTGTGGCCAGCGTGGTGCCGTGTATGAAGCCCGTGACCTCAGCCAGAGTGCGCCATCACCCGCGCGGCGCCCTCCATGGCACCGTCTGCCGGGTTCTGATGGGTGGTCAGGGTCTTGGCCGCGGCCAGAATACTGTCTTCCCCGGCAACCAGCACGGTATCTGTAAAGGTGCCGCAAATATCGATGGCAAGACACAACGCGTTTGAAGCTGTCATGTATCATTCCAAAGACTGCCGTTGAGAGTGCCCAGCAAGCCCGTCAAAGGGCGGCAGCCTCAGGCAGCGGCCAGGTTGCAACCCGTGGCGCGGCGGTCCAGACGTTTGGGAATGAAGCGGTGTGTCATGCCGCCATCCTGCGCCGCCGCCGGGCAGCGCGCTTGGCGGATTGCGACACAGAGAAAGCCAGATAGCGGCACCGGACGGGCCGCCCGCGGCAGCGTCCCCTCCCGGCAGCAGGTCCCGCCGGAAGGGGAGGAGACTTAGCCGAAATGCAGGGTTTTGACTTCCTGATAGTCCTCCAGCCCCAGCATGCCGCCTTCGCGGCCATTGCCGGACTGTTTGTAGCCGCCAAAGGGCGAGCCGTAGTTGAAGCCGCCGCCGTTGATATGCACAGCGCCGGCGCGCAGGCGGGCAGCGACACGCTCGGCCCGCTCCGGATCGCCGGTCTGCAGATAGGCCGCCAGGCCATAAGGCGTGTCATTGGCGATGCGGATGGCGTCTTCTTCGTCCTCAAACGGGATGATCACCAGCACCGGGCCAAAGATCTCCTGCTGGGCAATCGCCATGTCGTTGGTCACATCGGCAAAGACCGTTGGGCGCACGTACCAGCCCTTGTCCAGCCCCTCGGGCCGTCCCGGCCCGCCGGTCAGAACGGTGGCGCCTTCGTCGATGCCGGTCTGGATCATGCTTTGCACCCGGTCGAACTGGATACGGTCGAACATCGGGCCGATGTGGCCGCCCTCCTCAGCCGGGTTGCCGACGGCCTGCCCCGCTGCCGCCGCCTTGGCGATTTCCAGCACCTGATCATAGCAGCTGCGCTCCACCAGCATCCGGGTCGGCGCGTCGCAGCTTTGGCCGGTGTTGTACATGCATTCCAGCACCGAAGCGGTGACCTTCTCCTCAAGGTCCGCATCTGCAAAAACCAGGTTCGGGGACTTGCCGCCCAGCTCCAGCGTCACGCGCTTAACCGTATCGGCGGAATCCTTGGCCACCGCCACCCCCGCCCGGGTCGAACCGGTAAAGGACATCATGTCCACGTCCCTGTGCCGCGACAGCCCCGCGCCCACGGTTGGCCCATCGCCATGGATCAGGTTGAACACCCCCGCCGGATAGCCCGCGTCATGGATCATCTGCGCATAGACCGCCGCTGACATCGGCGTATGTTCCGACGGCTTCAGCACGCAGGTGCAGCCGGTCGCCAGCGCCGGCAGCACTTTCAGTGCAATCTGATTCACCGGCCAGTTCCAGGGCGTGATCAGCCCGCAAACACCGATCGGCTCGCGCACCAGAATATCGCCGTTGGCCAGGGTCTCGCGCAGCTGCTGGGATTTCAGCGCCGCCAGAACGCCTTCCAAATGGCCAATGCCCGCATCCGCCTGGGCGTCCCGCGCCATCGAAATCGGCGCGCCCATTTCCGCGCTCAAAGCCAGCGCCATTTCCTCACGGCGCGCGTTGCAGATCTCCAGCAGCCGCTCCAGCAGGGCAATCCGCTCGTCGCGCGAGGTGCGGGAAAAGCTGTCAAACGCCGCCTTGGCCGCCGCCACCGCAGTGTTCACATCCGTCTCATCGCCCAGGATAATGCTGCCGATCTGTTCTTCCGTCGCCGGGTTCAGCACCGGGAATTCGCGGCTGGAATGCGGTGTCACCCAGGCGCCGCCGATATAGAATTTTTTCAGGTCCATCAGATCAGTCTCACTTTTGCGTGGTGATTGCGGTTCAGGCGCCCGGAAAGGCCAGGCTGGCCACTGCAGCCAAGCCGGGACCAGCCCTGCGGTTTCGGAGACAGTGGAGGGCGGGGCTGCCGCCGTCAAGCACAGGCGGAGCCCTGCCAAACACTCTTCCACCCCTCCCGGACTGCCTGTGCTGGCACCGGAGAATGACCGCCCTGCCGCCGCCCCGGTGCATCAAAAACGGCAGAATGGATGGGCTTTGCGAAACACGCCGGCTGCGGGCTGGGCGCATCAGTCCCCGGCAAAGACGCCCGCCGCGGCCTGGCACCGGCCTGGGCCGGATTGCAGATTTCGCTGGGCAAAGGATGGGCGCCGGATCAAAACCCGGCCGCTGCCGCTTCAGCAGTGTCTGAGTAAGGTCAGGCGTTCAGTTCCACTGCGGGGCAGGCGCCGGGCCGCTTCAGGCCTGTTCCTGCTGCATCTGTTCGACCATCTGCCGCGCGCGCTTGCACTGCAGCTTGTC
Above is a window of Leisingera methylohalidivorans DSM 14336 DNA encoding:
- a CDS encoding ABC transporter substrate-binding protein, with amino-acid sequence MKTIRMLAMAAAVPALAAAAQADTKIGMITTLSGGGAGLGVDVRDGFMLAIEQDGRDGVEVVIEDDQRKPDAAVQIADRMIQSEKVDILTGIIWSNLAMAVVPAVTAQGVFYLSPNAGPSALAGKRCHPNYFNVAWQNDNLHEAAGAYANDAGLKNSFILAPNYPAGKDALTGYKRMYEGELSGEIYTKLGQTDYAAEIAQIRASGADSVYFFLPGGMGISFLKQYAGSGVDLPVVGPAFSFDQGILQAVGDAALGVKNTSQWNKDIDNPANAAFVAAFQEKYGRLPSLYASQGFDTANLILSALDKAEPADQDAFRAALKAAEFDSVRGDFRFGDNHHPVQDIYVREVIKEGDVFTNKIIATGLTDHADAYAGECKM
- a CDS encoding maleate cis-trans isomerase family protein; translated protein: MTYETRTRAKIGVLVPFSNTNLEPDMMLMRCPDTTVHFQRMGGYDADEIPGSSQMAGLGASDIRLDLRMISGVRPDVVLYGCTSATLTHGPGFDEKLAQDIKAGSGALSFTAAGALVGAVNALGATKVGFSSPYLGEIKAQAVAFLMHNRIATVKCADAGRELGNYGQGELTPDEVFDLACQADHPEAQAIVLSCTDMRSLEAAGRIEAALGKPVVTSNQAMMFAAMRALGLPRHENVPGRLFDLL
- a CDS encoding aminotransferase class I/II-fold pyridoxal phosphate-dependent enzyme, translated to MDSHSSDLSPARLQVMWNRLLAVVEEQGQTLIRAAFSPIVRECGDISAGIFDAEGRMLAQAVTGTPGHINTMAEAVLHLRERFPVETMKPGDIFMTNDPWLASGHLNDFLLMMPAFKGGKVVGFTACTSHLVDLGGLGMGPEGSDIYDEGLLIPPCKLVEAGTPNAPLMDIIRANSREPIANEGDIYALIACCEAGVTRLAAMMEEFRIGDLDALGAYIIGTSRRGTLEAIAEVPEGVYRNVLKMDGYENALELHAALTVTKTGMHVDFTGTSGCSRKGINVPLNYATAYTVFALRCIVGPDIPNNTGSLEPFTVDGPKGCILNAQRPVPVAMRHTLGQVTPDLVLGCLHQALPDQVPAEGASCMFDLPMRHAPEVACDGGRTFAIEPVHNGGTGARPHADGLSATAYPSGVYGSQLEITEAVAPVIMWRRELRPDSGGAGKFRGGLDPAKVLCGAGSMELIGCLIRAFAGPGDRVLGIDYGYAFAASATAQVQADYLKARERALTVSVDNILAARTPETRIVFVCNPGNPTGTLIPNSELLGLRAGLPADVLLVVDQAYAEFADAENDPGEVFALVEGGDTVVTRTLSKAYGLAGARAGWGYFPPGIAGEVRKLLNPNNISIPSQAMAAAAMRDQTHMRDAVARTAAIRNRFAAACRALGLAVPQSHTNFVLIRFASPGEARTADAALRAEKLLMRGMGGYGLSDCLRATICSQKVMERALAVLKGITP
- a CDS encoding aldehyde dehydrogenase family protein, which produces MDLKKFYIGGAWVTPHSSREFPVLNPATEEQIGSIILGDETDVNTAVAAAKAAFDSFSRTSRDERIALLERLLEICNARREEMALALSAEMGAPISMARDAQADAGIGHLEGVLAALKSQQLRETLANGDILVREPIGVCGLITPWNWPVNQIALKVLPALATGCTCVLKPSEHTPMSAAVYAQMIHDAGYPAGVFNLIHGDGPTVGAGLSRHRDVDMMSFTGSTRAGVAVAKDSADTVKRVTLELGGKSPNLVFADADLEEKVTASVLECMYNTGQSCDAPTRMLVERSCYDQVLEIAKAAAAGQAVGNPAEEGGHIGPMFDRIQFDRVQSMIQTGIDEGATVLTGGPGRPEGLDKGWYVRPTVFADVTNDMAIAQQEIFGPVLVIIPFEDEEDAIRIANDTPYGLAAYLQTGDPERAERVAARLRAGAVHINGGGFNYGSPFGGYKQSGNGREGGMLGLEDYQEVKTLHFG